A part of Molothrus aeneus isolate 106 chromosome 10, BPBGC_Maene_1.0, whole genome shotgun sequence genomic DNA contains:
- the SI gene encoding sucrase-isomaltase, intestinal, translating to MGRKFSGLELTLIALFTVVTVIACVLIGLLATGEPGVKSPEFYPQCQDTPVAERIDCIPDQLATLSTCSLRGCCWSPQSDANVPWCFFSPSHGYQVRGSQRSTKAGFEATLDRLPSPSLFGNDIQTVLLTAEYQTNNRFRFKITDPNAKRFEVPHEHVKPFQGSKASNPSYKVELKQNPFGLVVTRASNGKVLFDTTIGPLQYADQFLQLSIRLPSRNIYGVGEHVHKQYRHDVNWRTWPLFSRDTPPAATVDNLYGTHTFFLCLEDNTGASFGVFLMNSNAMEFVVQPAPAVTYRTIGGILDFYIFMGNTPEQVVQEYLQLVGLPALPAYWNLGFQLCRYGYLSLDEVKEVVERNRDVGLPYDIQVIDIDYMEKRKDFTYDKEKFKDLPQFASYLHDRGQKYIIILDPAISTQKMADGSPYGSYVRGTERNVWVNESDGTALVGEVWPGETVFPDYTSAEGTDWWVNECKLFYDMVPYDGIWIDMNEVCSFVQGSKKGCADNELNYPPYTPRILDRLMYSKTLCLDAVQRWGKQYDVHNLYGYSMTLSTRKAIETLFPGKRSFLISRSTFAGSGKFGGHWLGDNAATWDQLRWSIPGMLEFNLFGIPYVGADICGFFEDTTEELCRRWMQVGAFYPFSRNHNSEYVIHQDPAVFGSNSLLVNSSKHYLNIRYTLLPYLYTLLYKAHTRGDTVTRPLLHEFYSDEITWDIDRQFLWGPGLLISPVLEPGVNSTRVYFPEAEWYEYDTGEPVQLKKVWYNMPTPGDKMGLHLRGGYIFPTQKPSTTTVASRKNPMGLIIALDINNEASGDLFWDDGESTGTIDKKAYIYYEFKVSNNVLQMTATHSNYADPNNLKFEEIKILGLSREIGSVSVFQNNALQDYTPDITYDPATKVAVIKGLQLELGKSYTIKWTQNMNVNERFDCHPGPNATKEKCQQRGCSWEETSNPNVPSCYYSSSNPYFIENIQYSPTGIVATLSLDDSKVRANEAYTAPISTLRLEVKYHLNNMLQFKIYDYQNPRYEVPVPLNLPSSPTSSSQERLYDVSLQIKPFGIQVRRKSTGTVIWNSALPTFTFSDMFIQISTRLASQYIYGLGEVEHPTFRHNMSWNTWGMFTRDQPPTYLLNSYGVHPFYMGLEEDGNAHGVLLLNSNAMDVTFQPTPALTYRTIGGILDFYMVLGPTPELVVQEYTQLIGRPVMPPYWSLGFQLCRYGYTNDTEVAQVVEQMKAAQIPHDVQFVDIDYMDRNLDFTLSPRFAGLPALINKIKAEGMRFIIILDPAISGNETNYPAFTRGVANNIFVQWPDTKEILYSKVWSFLPNVQINESLPHEDQVEKYVSHCAFPDFFRNSTGEWYKREILEVYNNPDPLKSLKFDGLWTDMNEPAAFMNGAMGGCKNELLNYPPYMPHLGYRSTGLIHKTPCMEGLHYLPDGTPARHYDVHSLYGWSQARPSLEALQAATKERGIVISRSTYPSSGRWVGHWLGDNTAAWDQLHKSIIGMMEFSLFGISYTGADICGFFKDSQYELCARWMQLGAFYPFSRNHNEKGTRRQDPASWDKKFEDMSRDVLNIRYTLLPYLYTLLHDAHAHGSTVVRPVLHEFVGDRTTWDIDEQFLWGPALLISPVMKENDRSVIAYFPDARWYDYHTNSDTGFRKQFQNLSAPLEHINLHIRGGYILPWQTPARTTASSRKNPMGLTVALDDAQLAAGHLYWDDGVRIDAYEDGVYLLTSFTAKQNVLEITVTHQNYTDPNNLAFTEIRVLGVPRNVTQVSVAQNGAAIPSSHQYEYSKNKLLKITKLQLKLGQNYTLQWSLEGQ from the exons AATTTTACCCACAATGTCAGGACACACCAGTAGCAGAGAGAATTGACTGCATCCCAGACCAACTTGCAACACTG AGCACCTGCTCCCtccgtggctgctgctggagcccccAGAGCGACGCCAACGTGCCCTGGTGCTTCTTCTCCCCCAGCCACGGCTACCAAGTGCGGGGCTCACAGAGATCCACCAAGGCAg GGTTTGAGGCCACGTTGGACAGGCTGCCATCCCCTTCCCTCTTCGGGAATGACATCCAGACcgtgctgctcacagcagagtATCAGACCAACAACCGCTTCCGATTCAAG ATCACTGACCCCAATGCTAAAAGGTTCGAGGTCCCTCACGAGCACGTGAAGCCCTTCCAGGGATCCAAGGCCTCCAACCCCAGCTACAAGGTGGAGCTGAAGCAGAACCCCTTCGGCCTCGTGGTGACCAGAGCCAGCAATGGCAAAGTGCT GTTTGACACCACCATTGGGCCCCTGCAGTATGCTGAccagttcctgcagctctccatcaggctgcccagcagaaaCATCTACGGCGTTGGGGAGCATGTGCACAAGCAGTACAGGCACGACGTCAACTGGAGAACCTGGCCCCTCTTCAGCAGGGACACTCCCCCAGCTGCA ACAGTGGATAACTTGTATGGAACCCATACTTTCTTCCTGTGTTTGGAAGACAACACTGGAGCCTCCTTTGGTGTTTTCCTGATGAACAGCAATGCCATGG AGTTTGTGgtgcagcctgctccagcagtgaCCTACAGAACCATTGGAGGCATCCTGGATTTCTACATCTTCATGGGGAACACTCCAGAGCAAGTAGTCCAGGAGTACCTGCAG cttgtgggactgccagcactgcctgcctaCTGGAACCTGGGATTCCAGCTCTGCCGCTATGGGTACCTGTCCCTGGACGAGGTGAAGGAAGTGGTGGAGAGGAACAGGGATGTTGGACTGCCCTAC GATATCCAAGTCATTGATATTGATTAcatggagaagaggaaagaTTTTACTTATGACAAAGAGAAATTCAAAGACCTCCCTCAATTTGCATCTTATTTGCATGACCGTGGACAAAAATACATCATCATATTG GATCCTGCTATTAGCACCCAAAAAATGGCTGATGGAAGTCCCTATGGCAGCTACGTCAGGGGAACGGAGAGGAACGTCTGGGTCAATGAGTCAGATGGAACAGCGCTGGTTGGGGAG GTGTGGCCAGGGGAAACTGTGTTCCCAGACTACACCAGCGCTGAGGGCACAGACTGGTGGGTGAACGAGTGCAAATTGTTCTATGACATGGTGCCCTATGATGGAATATGGATT GACATGAATGAAGTGTGCAGCTTTGTTCAAGGCTCAAAAAAAGGTTGTGCAGACAATGAGTTAAACTACCCTCCTTACACTCCCA GGATCCTCGACAGACTCATGTACTCCAAGACGCTTTGCCTGGATGCAGTGCAGAGATGGGGCAAGCAATATGATGTCCACAATCTTTACGGATATTCCATGACCCTATCCACTAGGAA AGCCATCGAGACATTGTTCCCAGGAAAGAGAAGCTTCCTCATCTCGAGGTCCACTTTTGCAGGATCAGGAAAGTTCGGGGGACACTGGCTGGGGGACAATGCAGCCACGTGGGACCAGCTGAGATGGTCAATCCCTGGAATGCTGGAGTTCAACCTCTTTGGAATTCCTTAT gttggaGCAGATATTTGTGGTTTCTTTGAAGACACCACAGAAGAGCTTTGCAGACGATGGATGCAAGTGGGAGCATTTTATCCATTTTCCAGGAACCACAATAGTGAATACGTCATA CATCAAGATCCAGCTGTGTTTGGATCCAACTCCTTGCTGGTGAACAGCTCCAAGCACTACCTGAACATTCGCTACACTTTGCTGCCCTACCTGTACACGCTGCTCTACAAAGCTCACACCCGGGGGGACACGGTCACCAGGCCCCTGCTCCACGA GTTCTACTCTGATGAAATAACCTGGGACATCGACAGGCAGTTCCTGTGGGGCCCTGGGCTGCTGATTTCCCCTGTTCTTGAGCCG GGTGTGAATTCCACTCGTGTGTACTTTCCTGAGGCAGAGTGGTATGAGTATGACACG GGTGAACCAGTGCAACTGAAGAAAGTGTGGTACAATATGCCAACCCCAGGAGACAAAATGGGGCTGCACCTGAGAGGAGGATACATTTTCCCTACTCAGAAACCAAGCACCACCACAGTGGCAAG CCGCAAGAATCCAATGGGACTCATCATTGCCCTGGATATCAACAATGAAGCTTCTGGGGATTTGTTCTGGGATGATGGAGAATCCACAG GTACAATTGACAAGAAAGCCTACATTTACTATGAGTTTAAAGTTTCCAAC aatgttCTACAAATGACTGCTACACACAGCAATTATGCTGATCCAAACAACCTGAAATTTGAGGAAATCAAGATATTGGGATTGTCCCGGGAAATAGGATcagtttctgtgtttcagaacaATGCTCTGCAGGATTATACCCCTGATATCACCTATGATCCTGCCACAAAG GTTGCTGTTATAAAAGGGCTTCAGCTTGAACTGGGAAAATCTTACACAATCAAATGGACTCAAAATATGAATGTCAATGAAAGATTTGATTGTCATCCCGGCCCTAAcgcaacaaaagaaaaatgtcaacaACGCGGCTGTTCCTGGGAA GAGACATCAAATCCGAATGTTCCTTCCTGCTACTACAGCTCCAGCAATCCTTACTTCATAGAGAATATTCAGTATTCCCCCACTGGAATTGTAGCCACCCTCAGCCTGGATGACTCCAAGGTCAGGGCTAACGAGGCTTACACTGCCCCAATCAGCACCCTGCGCCTGGAGGTGAAATATCATCTCAACAACATGCTGCAGTTTAAG ATCTATGATTATCAAAACCCACGGTACgaggtccctgtgcccctgaacctgcccagctcccccacGAGCTCGAGCCAGGAGCGGCTCTACGATGTCTCGCTCCAGATCAAACCCTTCGGGATCCAAGTGCGCCGCAAGAGCACGGGGACGGTCAT CTGGAATTCAGCCCTGCCCACTTTCACCTTCAGTGACATGTTCATCCAGATTTCCACACGCTTGGCATCCCAGTACATCTATGGGCTTGGAGAGGTGGAGCACCCCACCTTCCGACACAACATGAGCTGGAACACCTGGGGAATGTTCACCAGGGACCAGCCTCCAACT taCCTGTTGAATTCCTATGGTGTTCATCCATTTTATATGGGTCTTGAAGAAGATGGTAATGCCCACGGGGTTCTCTTGCTTAACAGCAATGCAATGG ATGTGACCTTCCAGCCCACCCCTGCCCTGACCTACCGCACCATCGGAGGAATCCTCGACTTCTACATGGTGCTGGGCCCGACCCCGGAGCTCGTCGTTCAGGAATACACCCAG cTGATTGGGCGCCCAGTCATGCCACCCTACTGGTCCCTGGGATTCCAGCTGTGCCGCTACGGATACACCAACGACACGGAGGTCGCCCAGGTCGTGGAGCAAATGAAGGCGGCTCAGATTCCCCAC gaTGTCCAATTTGTAGATATTGACTACATGGATAGGAACCTGGACTTCACCCTTTCCCCACGTTTTGCTGGATTACCAGCTCTGATCaacaaaatcaaagcagaagGAATGAGATTTATCATTATCCTG GATCCAGCCATTTCTGGGAATGAAACCAATTATCCTGCCTTCACCAGAGGTGTGGCCAATAATATCTTCGTGCAGTGGCCTGATACCAAAGAAATTTTATATTCCAAG GTCTGGTCGTTTCTTCCCAATGTCCAAATCAATGAGTCACTGCCTCATGAAGACCAAGTAGAG AAATACGTATCCCATTGTGCTTTCCCAGACTTCTTCCGCAATTCCACGGGGGAGTGGTACAAGAGGGAAATCCTGGAGGTCTACAACAATCCTGACCCCTTAAAAAGCCTCAAGTTTGATGGGCTGTGGACT GACATGAATGAACCAGCAGCTTTTATGAATGGCGCCATGGGTGGCTGTAAGAACGAGCTCCTGAATTATCCCCCCTACATGCCTC ATCTGGGATATAGGTCAACAGGATTAATCCACAAAACTCCATGCATGGAAGGTCTACACTACCTCCCAGACGGGACCCCAGCCAGACACTATGATGTCCACAGCCTGTACGGATGGTCCCAAGCCAGACCCAGCCTGGA GGCTCTGCAAGCTGCCACCAAGGAGCGTGGGATCGTCATCAGCCGCTCCACGTACCCCAGCAGCGGGAGATGGGTGGGACACTGGCTGGGGGACAACACGGCAGCCTGGGACCAGCTGCACAAATCCATTATTG gcATGATGGAGTTCAGTCTCTTTGGAATATCTTAT ACAGGAGCTGATATCTGTGGCTTCTTCAAAGACTCCCAGTATGAGTTGTGTGCCCGCTGGATGCAGCTGGGTGCCTTTTACCCATTTTCCAGGAATCACAATGAGAAAGGAACACGG AGGCAAGATCCTGCTTCCTGGGATAAAAAATTTGAAGACATGTCCAGGGATGTGCTGAACATAAGATACACCCTGTTGCCTTACCTCTACACCTTGCTGCACGATGCCCACGCCCACGGCAGCACCGTGGTCCGCCCCGTTCTCCACGA GTTTGTGGGAGACAGGACCACGTGGGACATCGACGAGCAGTTCCTCTGGGGTCCTGCCCTGCTCATCAGCCCCGTGATGAAAGAG AATGATCGGAGTGTGATCGCCTACTTCCCCGATGCCCGCTGGTATGATTACCACACA AACTCAGACACTGGCTTTAGGAAACAGTTCCAAAATCTATCAGCTCCTTTGGAGCACATCAACCTGCACATCCGAGGTGGATACATCCTGCCTTGGCAAACACCTGCTAGAACAACTGCTTCCAG CCGGAAGAACCCGATGGGACTCACGGTGGCCCTGGATGATGCTCAGCTTGCAGCAGGACACCTCTACTGGGACGATGGGGTTCGCATCG aTGCATATGAAGATGGTGTTTACCTGCTGACATCTTTTACTGCTAAGCAG AACGTTCTGGAGATCACAGTTACACACCAGAATTACACAGACCCAAACAACCTCGCGTTCACTGAGATCAGGgtcctgggggtgcccaggaATGTCACTCAGGTGTCAGTGGCACAGAACGGGGCAGCAATCCCATCAAGCCACCAGTACGAATACAGCAAGAACAAG